A segment of the Rhodothermales bacterium genome:
GGCATTACGCCCGTAGGGACACGATACATCGTGTCCGTTCATTCGGGTTGGCATTACGCCCGTAGGGACACGATACATCGTGTCCGTTCATTCGGGTTGACATTACGCCCGTAGGGACACGATACATCGTGTCCGCGGATTCGGGTTGGCATTACGTTGGACGGTCCTTAGGTATGCCCATACCCGCCCTACGTTCCATCCGTTCGGCCCATCCGCCGGCGCAGGATACGCCAACCGGTCCGCAGCTCCTCGCGGCTGTAGAGGCCCGCCAGCGCCACCGCCGGCACATACGCCAGGATCAACCCGATCCGTGCCGCCAGGCGATACGGCGTTTCCCACGCCTCCACCCGGGCTCCAACGGCATATAATACCAGGATCAACCCCACCACCACCGCGAACGTCCCCCACGGGTAGGCGATCGGCAGATCGCGCTCCGCCCGCAGATAGGCCAGCCCCGCCAGCGCGCCGTACGCGCCGACGGTGGCGAGCGCGGCGCCCATCGCACCCGCCAGGGGGATGAGCCAGAAATTGAGCGCCACATTCAGCAGCGCCGCCCCGATCACCAGCGCCCCGATCACGGGCGTCCGCCACGATGCGTACAACACGTTGGTGATGATGACATAATTCCCGTAGACAAAAAAGCCAAACGTCAGCGGCAGCACCAGCGGAGAGGCCTCCAGATAATGCGGATCCGCCCCGATGTGCGTGAGCCACAACGTGCCGTCGTAGGCCATCAACGAGAGGCCAAGCACTGCCCAGCCGGCCCAGATCGTGTAGTGCCGGAATGTCCGCCGGTGCAACGCGCGATCCCCGCCGCCCAACGACTTCAACCCGATCACCGTAAAGGCGAGTTGGAAGCTCTGCACCACCAGCAAATTCAACACCCCGCTGATGCGGGCCGCCCAATCGTACATCCCCACCGTCTCGGCATCGGTGAGAAGATTGAGGATGTACCGGTCACCGGCGTTGAGCACGAGGCTCGCGAGGCTCACCAGCACGAGCGGACTGCCGTAACGGATGAGCGGTTTCAGCAGCGACACGTCGAACACCCACCGGATCCGCGTCAGGCTGCCGGCCAGGAGCACGGCGGTGCTGGTGCCGGCCGACCACATGTAGGCGGACATCACGCCGTATAACCCATCCCCCCGTATCACCAGAAACACGTACACCCCTCCGAACAACAACGTCATCTCCAGCGCCATCGCCAGCGCGAAGAGGCCGGCGCGCTCCTGGATCCGCAGCAACATCATCGGCACCGCCCCGATGGTCTTGAACACCACGTACACGCCCAGCACGCGCACGATCGCCGCCCGGTCCGGCGAGGCCAGCAGCACCTCCGCTAGGGGCTCCGCTCCCAGCCCGAACGCCACCCAAGCCAGCGCGGCGGCGCCCAGCGTGGTCACCAGCGCCGTAAACGGCAGCCGCTCCCGCACGCCGGCCAGTTCGGCGTCGGCCGTGAACTTGAGCAATCCGGTCCCGATCCCCAGGCCCGCGATGTAGATCCCGATCTGCGCCGTCGCCATGAGCAGCGCGAGATACCCGTAATCGGCTAGCGTCAGATACCGCGCATCCAGATAAAACGGCGCCAGCAGCAGGCCGCTGAGTTTCACGGCGACGTTGCCGAGGGCATACAGCCCGCTCTGTTTGACGATGCGGAGAAAGGGTCGGTCGGACATGGCGCGTTTCCGGGTCAGGGCGTATTGGATGACCTGGGCGCCACGGCCGCCCGCACCCGCGCGATGGCCTCCTCCGTCTGCCTGTAGACCGCCTCGACACGCACGCCCATCGCCTCGCGGGCCGCCGGCAGCCGGGTGATGAGGGTGTCGAGCGTCTCGTTCAGCGTCTCCGCGCGCAGGGTCTCGATATCCAGCCGCGCGCCACCGCCGGCCCAGTCCGGGTATCCCACCAGATCGAGCAGTTCGCGGGTTTTGAATTCGTATACGATGGGCGCTACCGGCGTGCCGGCGATCATCGACAGAATCGCCATGTGCATCCGCGTCGCCACCACGAGGTCGAACGCCGCCAGCCGCTCCAGCAATTCCTCCGGCCGATGAAACGCGTCGTCCACGCGGACGCGCTGTTGAGTCTCCACCGGCAGCCGGGCCACGACCTCGCGCGCCTCGGCGGAATCGTCGTACGCATACTCGGGCACGCCCTGGCAGGTGGATAGGAAAACCACCTCGGCCTGATGATGCGTCACCAGTCGCTCGACTCCAGCGGTAACCGCCTGGCGGTAGCCGGCCATGCCGGCTTCAGCCGATTGCCCTGTAAAATGCGCCCAGCGCCGGACGGAGATGGCAACCCGCAAGCGCCCCCCCGCCGGACGCGGCGCCGGCGGGCGCCAGAGGGCAAACACGACATCCGGCAAGATGGCCACGCGGTCGTGCGTAACCCCGAGCGACCGGACGTGCGCCAGGGAAAGCGTGTCGCGCAGCAGGATGAGGGCGGCATCGTCGAAGATAGCGCGCAGCCGTTTCCGGTACCGCGGCGTCTGGAAGGGGCCAAGGGATTGGGTATAAAAAATCAGCGGCTTCCCGAGGCGCCGCACCATGTCGAACTCGAACAGCCGGGGCGCCAACGCATAATGCTCCACCAGGTAGGTGCCGCCGGTGCTCACGATGAGGTCGGCCCCGGCGTACGGCGCAAACGCCTGGCGTTCCCTCCGGCTCAGTAGCCGGTTCGCCAGTCCGGTCCATCCCCTCGCATGGAGCCACGCCGCGGCGTACGCGCGCGGCCGTGCGGCGTGCCAGGCGGCAAACCGCCACAGGCCCCAGATCAGGCGGAGCCGGCCCCGCCGGGGCGGGCGCAGGAAGGCGTTGACGAGCGACTCCCGCAGGGTGAAGTCCGGATAATACGCCGCCGACACCGCCGGCATCGCCTCGCCGATCTCGATCTCCGCCTCCGGACCAAACGCGGCCTGGAGCTGGCGCACGATCGCCATCATGATGGCGGCGTCGCCGCCGTTGAGTAGCACGGTATTGATGAGCAGGATCTTCATGCCTCTCCTGTCAACTGCGCAAAGGCGTCCATCATCGCCGCCTCGCGGTGGTGGCGCTGGAAATGGGTTTCGATGTGCCGGCGCGCCTGCTCCCGCCGCCCCGCTTCGGCGGCCAGGGCCTGCCGGATGGCGGGCACGATGGCCTCCGGCGTGGGCTCATCCACCAGAAAACCCGCGTCCCCAACACCGGCCGGGTTGCCGAACACCCGGCTCGCCACGGGGATGCAGCCGCACAACATGGCCTCGCAGAGCACATTGGGCATCCCCTCGGCGCGCGACAACTGGAGGTACACCGAAGCCTCCTGATAGATGAGGACGAGCGCTTCGCGAGGGACCTGCCCGTCGAACGTCAGGTTCGGCGGGACGGCGAAGCGGCCGGCGATCCAGGCGCGCATCGTGGGCGTGACCCCCACCACCCGGAACGGGACGTCCGGCAGCAGCGCCGCGGCTTCCAGCACCAGGTCGATACCCTTCCGGCGGAACGTCTGCTCGGTATCGATGAGCCCGACCGTGCAGACCGACGGCGCGCGGCACTCCGGCCCGGCCGGCCAGCGCTCCGGCACATACCCCGTCGGTAGCACCCGGTGCGGCGTGTGTACACCCGGCGCGTCGGCGCAGAGACCGTAGCGGCGGCGCTCCGGCCAGGCCGAAAATTGGTTCTCGGAGCAGAGGAGCGCTTCAGCCACGGGCAGCAGCAGGGAGGCGTTGCGGAGCACGTATCGCGCCAGCGGCGCCCGCCAGCGGCTGGCGAATACGCCGTAGGCCAGTTCGGGGAGACGGAGGCAGTCGTACCCGCCCAGGGCGACGGCGACGGGGATGCCGCGCCGGCGCGCCTGGGCCACGGGCAGCACCATGTGATAATCGGCAAACCAGCCCATGACGAGGTCCGCCCCCGGTAGTTCGCGACCCAGCCAGCGGCGCTGCTCGCGCCAGAGGCCCAGCAGGCCGGCTGCCGACCGCGCGCGGTCCACGTCGAAATGAAACGGGACCAGATCCACCCGCCGGCCCAGCATCTCCAGATCGTCCCGCACGAACGAGGCGGGGCTCAGGTAGATAAAAAGGACACGCTTTTTCCTCATCGGATGGGGTGCTCACCTGCATTGCGGCGGTAGAATACGCCCATCGTTGCGATTTGTATCAACAGGGCTATCCCTTTCTTGGTTTTTTTTTATACTAGACCGTCTACTTCACTTTTGTACTCAAGGTTGTGTATGGCTATGCGTGAGACGCAGCTTCACCCTGCCCCCGGCAGGATCTCGATGGGTGTTCTTCTGGCGTTTGTGGTGCTTGTCGCCACGACTGGCGCTCCGATACCGTCCGCGGCCGCGCCGGCGGTTCTCCTGCAAGAAGCGGATGCCGGGCAGGAAGCTGTAGAGGAAGCTGTAGAGGAACCTGTGGAAGAACCAGCCGAGGAAGCCGGCCCCGAGTCCCCCACGCCACTCGTGACCCGGCTGCTGGATATCGATCCCGAAAACCCGGCCGACGGCATTGTCTTCGCCGGGCGTTTCCACCCGCTGCTCGTCCACATGCCCATCGGGCTGCTGTTGCTCGCGTTCCTGATGGAGTTTCT
Coding sequences within it:
- a CDS encoding oligosaccharide flippase family protein; amino-acid sequence: MSDRPFLRIVKQSGLYALGNVAVKLSGLLLAPFYLDARYLTLADYGYLALLMATAQIGIYIAGLGIGTGLLKFTADAELAGVRERLPFTALVTTLGAAALAWVAFGLGAEPLAEVLLASPDRAAIVRVLGVYVVFKTIGAVPMMLLRIQERAGLFALAMALEMTLLFGGVYVFLVIRGDGLYGVMSAYMWSAGTSTAVLLAGSLTRIRWVFDVSLLKPLIRYGSPLVLVSLASLVLNAGDRYILNLLTDAETVGMYDWAARISGVLNLLVVQSFQLAFTVIGLKSLGGGDRALHRRTFRHYTIWAGWAVLGLSLMAYDGTLWLTHIGADPHYLEASPLVLPLTFGFFVYGNYVIITNVLYASWRTPVIGALVIGAALLNVALNFWLIPLAGAMGAALATVGAYGALAGLAYLRAERDLPIAYPWGTFAVVVGLILVLYAVGARVEAWETPYRLAARIGLILAYVPAVALAGLYSREELRTGWRILRRRMGRTDGT
- a CDS encoding glycosyltransferase, which produces MRKKRVLFIYLSPASFVRDDLEMLGRRVDLVPFHFDVDRARSAAGLLGLWREQRRWLGRELPGADLVMGWFADYHMVLPVAQARRRGIPVAVALGGYDCLRLPELAYGVFASRWRAPLARYVLRNASLLLPVAEALLCSENQFSAWPERRRYGLCADAPGVHTPHRVLPTGYVPERWPAGPECRAPSVCTVGLIDTEQTFRRKGIDLVLEAAALLPDVPFRVVGVTPTMRAWIAGRFAVPPNLTFDGQVPREALVLIYQEASVYLQLSRAEGMPNVLCEAMLCGCIPVASRVFGNPAGVGDAGFLVDEPTPEAIVPAIRQALAAEAGRREQARRHIETHFQRHHREAAMMDAFAQLTGEA
- a CDS encoding polysaccharide pyruvyl transferase family protein, yielding MKILLINTVLLNGGDAAIMMAIVRQLQAAFGPEAEIEIGEAMPAVSAAYYPDFTLRESLVNAFLRPPRRGRLRLIWGLWRFAAWHAARPRAYAAAWLHARGWTGLANRLLSRRERQAFAPYAGADLIVSTGGTYLVEHYALAPRLFEFDMVRRLGKPLIFYTQSLGPFQTPRYRKRLRAIFDDAALILLRDTLSLAHVRSLGVTHDRVAILPDVVFALWRPPAPRPAGGRLRVAISVRRWAHFTGQSAEAGMAGYRQAVTAGVERLVTHHQAEVVFLSTCQGVPEYAYDDSAEAREVVARLPVETQQRVRVDDAFHRPEELLERLAAFDLVVATRMHMAILSMIAGTPVAPIVYEFKTRELLDLVGYPDWAGGGARLDIETLRAETLNETLDTLITRLPAAREAMGVRVEAVYRQTEEAIARVRAAVAPRSSNTP